In Hemicordylus capensis ecotype Gifberg chromosome 3, rHemCap1.1.pri, whole genome shotgun sequence, one DNA window encodes the following:
- the LOC128348917 gene encoding uncharacterized protein LOC128348917, with protein sequence MKIEGQQGKGHLPVYCTECHMYDYLPHGQESWVCARCKELLALREQICSLEAKVVDLEKLRETERHVDETFRDVIEASHSRASSSSTVRENEGLGQGGHRSEEEGNAPLEGTPSVDDEPISSRTGDTPLGGGGLLVVGDSIIRGIERWVCDPRVDRTVTCLPGAKVADIMQCLDRLLGSAGEETVVVVHVGTNDVGKCSREVLEAKFRLIGSILKSRTPKLAFSEMLPVARASTVRQAELRGFNAWMRRWCREEGFRFVRHWDTFWGKQVLYKRDRLHLNQDGTRLLVLKIKKVAEQLLK encoded by the coding sequence atgaagatagaaggtcagcaggggaaggggcacttaccagtgtattgcacagagtgccacatgtatgactatttgccccatgggcaggagtcatgggtgtgtgctcggtgcaaggagctcctggctctcagggaacaaatctgttccctcgaggccaaggtggtggatctggagaagctcagagagacagagaggcatgtggacgagaccttcagggatgtgatagaggcatcccactccagggctagtAGCTCCTctactgtcagggagaatgaaggtcttgggcaaggaggacatcggtctgaggaagagggaaatgctcctttagaagggaccccttctgtggatgatgagcccatatcctctcgcacaggggatactcctctggggggtgggggcctccttgtagttggtgattcaatcattagagggatagagagatgggtttgtgacccgcgtgttgaccgcacggtgacttgcctgcctggtgcgaaggttgcggacattatgcagtgtctagacaggctcctaggcagtgctggggaggagacagttgtcgtggtgcacgtcggcaccaacgatgtggggaaatgcagtcgggaggtcctggaagccaaatttaggctgataggtagcattttgaagtccaggacccccaagttagcattctcagaaatgctacctgttgcacgtgcaagtacagtgagacaggcagagctgaggggtttcaatgcatggatgagacgttggtgccgggaggaggggtttagatttgttaggcactgggacacattttggggcaagcaagtcctgtacaaaagggacaggcttcacttgaaccaagatggaaccagactgctggtgcttaaaatcaaaaaggttgcagagcagcttttaaaatga